In Janthinobacterium rivuli, a single genomic region encodes these proteins:
- a CDS encoding patatin-like phospholipase family protein, whose translation MSFTLPASSAITIRLGRRARARIAENGLRASDIAIVPAAAGGPKGLILHQLDCWLFGDFLAQAPRPRHFVGASIGAWRMAAAVFPDPVAAQRRLVRAYVGQRYPDKPEAAHVSRTCRALLDAVLDGKDAQLLQHERHSLSVLAVRGVGALAQPGKWRDRRGFLLAAAGNAVARARLAASLERAVFHAGPDGASWLRSRFDAFHSHFVPLAQENLRDALLASGSIPLVLDAVTDIAGAPPGRYWDGGLVDYHLHLPYQREPDLVLYPHFADHIVPGWLDKAMPWRRARSGDSALDNMILVSPSPAFVASLPNGKLPDRRDFPHYGQDHAARMRDWRRAIAESERMAAAFARWAEQPDLRQALDL comes from the coding sequence ATGTCCTTCACCCTGCCTGCTTCGTCCGCCATCACCATCCGCCTGGGCCGCCGCGCCCGCGCCCGCATTGCCGAAAACGGCTTGCGCGCCAGCGACATCGCCATCGTCCCTGCCGCCGCGGGCGGGCCGAAAGGCTTGATCCTGCACCAGCTCGATTGCTGGCTGTTCGGTGATTTTCTGGCGCAGGCGCCGCGCCCGCGCCACTTCGTCGGCGCCTCGATCGGCGCCTGGCGCATGGCCGCCGCCGTGTTCCCCGACCCGGTGGCCGCGCAGCGCCGCCTGGTGCGCGCATACGTGGGCCAGCGCTATCCCGACAAGCCCGAGGCGGCGCACGTCAGCCGCACCTGCCGCGCCCTGCTCGACGCCGTCCTCGATGGCAAGGATGCGCAGCTGCTGCAGCACGAGCGCCACAGCCTGTCGGTGCTGGCCGTGCGCGGCGTCGGCGCGCTGGCGCAGCCGGGCAAATGGCGCGACCGGCGCGGCTTCCTGCTGGCGGCCGCCGGCAACGCCGTGGCGCGCGCGCGCCTGGCCGCCTCGCTGGAACGCGCCGTGTTCCATGCCGGGCCGGATGGCGCCAGCTGGCTGCGCTCGCGCTTCGACGCCTTTCATTCCCACTTCGTGCCGCTGGCGCAGGAGAACCTGCGCGACGCGCTGCTCGCTTCCGGTTCCATCCCGCTGGTGCTCGATGCCGTGACGGACATCGCCGGTGCGCCGCCCGGGCGCTACTGGGACGGCGGCCTGGTCGACTACCATTTGCACCTGCCCTACCAGCGCGAACCGGATCTGGTGCTGTACCCGCATTTTGCCGACCATATCGTGCCAGGCTGGCTGGACAAGGCCATGCCTTGGCGCCGCGCGCGCAGCGGCGATAGCGCACTCGACAACATGATCCTCGTCTCGCCCTCGCCCGCCTTCGTGGCCAGCCTGCCGAACGGCAAACTGCCGGACCGGCGCGACTTCCCCCACTACGGGCAAGACCACGCGGCGCGCATGCGCGACTGGCGCCGCGCCATCGCGGAAAGCGAACGCATGGCGGCCGCCTTCGCCCGCTGGGCCGAGCAGCCCGACCTGCGCCAGGCGCTCGACCTGTAG
- a CDS encoding type VI secretion system Vgr family protein, whose amino-acid sequence MTQDIVSAVAAFNGETRLYALSIGDDGQDGGLLVEAFAADDRLQAVGAREIIALSTNAHVALASLLGQPASLHISLADGTRTQFSGYISAAAMLGSNGGLARYRLRITPWLWLLTQVRNSRVWQDRSVTAIVDEVLQAYAPHALWQWSDEVAQCMRQAGERSYCCQYRESDYDFVRRLLTEEGIAWRFEAHTLILFADSSQPCATPEDASSAQGGGLRFHGARAGEASDSVQALCARRSLHVGLSSVLSYDYKAKKAVAASVPTNLAIGGKHATVLESYDTPGQYWYANGAQAQHYAALQMQSREARAQLWQARSTVRTLRAGTRFTLTQGPLPQADGAASDYVVLRVASIGINNLPAPASQALAELFGPVPELLQEAMPGLGDGFADFAAAIAQAKASGYANCIEMLAAATPWRPVHDGGDARHHPKPTACGSQSAIVVGADGGTSASGGSEIHCDKLGRVRIRFHWQLDGSATCWVRVAQRSAGGGMGSQFLPRIGQEVLVQFLENDIDRPIIVGALYNGQGEGGVAPTPGGITDKPADASVFEPARDHAPSAQGNVAGGNSPLWHGAAGGSAGHRNGAAQWGIRSKEFGAAGSGSGYNQLLFDDTDQQGRIQLKSSHAASELNLGHLIHAADNYRSSLRGTGAELRTDAYGAVRAGAGLLISSYLVNHDAQARDPAGDNAPGMVLLKQAAKLGATFSAAAVTHKTVAYASHLGPAKANASVLDEKAAPLPAFLTSVSGMLSQENTAAARRDAAGKPTSPGDDKLPHSSDAIIAIAARAGLGVLAGQDIQLVNGETTSLMSGQDTQFVGGGQLRVHSGQAIGALAGVVKAGENNIGLQLIAAKQAIDLQAQADVLNVQAREEVNIVSAAAHIDWAAAKSIRLSTAGGANITIEGGNITVQCPGKITVHAGKKSFDGPERLAYPLPALPASVCKACLLAALRSGSPFVAPTAA is encoded by the coding sequence TTGACACAAGATATCGTTAGCGCGGTAGCCGCCTTCAATGGTGAGACGCGTCTGTATGCATTGTCCATCGGCGATGATGGACAGGACGGCGGCTTGCTGGTCGAAGCCTTCGCCGCCGATGACCGGCTGCAGGCGGTTGGCGCGCGCGAGATTATCGCCTTGTCCACGAATGCCCATGTTGCGCTGGCCTCCCTGCTGGGCCAGCCTGCCAGCCTGCATATCAGCCTGGCCGACGGCACGCGCACGCAGTTTTCCGGCTATATCAGCGCAGCGGCCATGCTGGGCAGCAATGGCGGCCTGGCGCGCTACCGCTTGCGCATCACGCCCTGGCTGTGGCTGCTGACGCAAGTGCGTAACAGCCGCGTATGGCAAGACCGGAGCGTGACGGCCATCGTCGACGAGGTATTGCAAGCCTATGCGCCGCATGCCCTGTGGCAATGGAGCGACGAGGTGGCGCAGTGCATGCGGCAGGCGGGCGAGCGCAGCTATTGTTGCCAGTACCGGGAATCGGACTACGATTTCGTGCGCCGGCTGCTGACGGAAGAGGGCATCGCCTGGCGCTTCGAGGCGCACACGCTGATTTTGTTCGCCGACAGCAGCCAGCCCTGCGCCACGCCCGAGGACGCCAGCAGCGCGCAAGGCGGCGGCTTGCGCTTTCATGGCGCCAGGGCCGGCGAAGCGAGCGACAGCGTGCAAGCGCTGTGCGCGCGGCGCAGCCTGCACGTCGGGCTGAGTAGCGTACTGAGCTACGATTACAAGGCCAAGAAGGCGGTCGCCGCCAGCGTGCCGACGAATCTGGCCATCGGCGGCAAGCATGCCACCGTGCTGGAAAGTTACGATACGCCGGGCCAGTACTGGTATGCGAATGGCGCGCAGGCGCAGCACTATGCCGCGCTGCAGATGCAGTCGCGCGAAGCGCGCGCCCAGTTGTGGCAGGCGCGCTCGACGGTACGCACCCTGCGCGCCGGCACGCGCTTTACCCTGACGCAGGGGCCGTTGCCGCAGGCCGACGGCGCCGCATCCGACTATGTCGTGCTCCGCGTGGCCAGCATCGGCATCAACAACCTGCCGGCGCCCGCGTCGCAGGCGCTGGCAGAACTGTTCGGCCCAGTGCCCGAACTGCTGCAAGAAGCCATGCCTGGCCTGGGCGACGGCTTTGCCGACTTTGCCGCCGCGATTGCCCAGGCGAAAGCCAGCGGTTACGCCAACTGCATCGAGATGCTTGCCGCGGCAACGCCATGGCGCCCCGTGCATGACGGCGGCGACGCGCGCCACCACCCGAAACCGACGGCCTGCGGCAGCCAGAGCGCCATCGTCGTCGGCGCCGACGGCGGCACCAGCGCCAGCGGCGGCAGCGAAATCCATTGCGACAAGCTGGGCCGGGTGCGCATCCGTTTCCACTGGCAACTTGACGGCAGCGCCACCTGCTGGGTGCGCGTGGCGCAGCGCTCGGCCGGCGGCGGCATGGGCAGCCAGTTCCTGCCGCGCATCGGCCAGGAAGTGCTGGTGCAATTTCTGGAAAACGATATCGACCGGCCCATCATCGTCGGCGCCCTGTACAACGGGCAAGGCGAGGGCGGCGTCGCGCCCACGCCCGGCGGCATCACGGACAAGCCCGCGGACGCCAGCGTCTTCGAGCCGGCGCGCGACCATGCGCCATCGGCGCAGGGCAACGTGGCTGGCGGCAACAGTCCGCTCTGGCATGGCGCGGCTGGCGGCAGCGCGGGCCACCGCAACGGCGCGGCGCAATGGGGCATCCGCAGCAAGGAATTCGGCGCCGCCGGCTCCGGCTCTGGCTACAACCAGTTGCTGTTCGACGATACCGACCAGCAAGGGCGCATCCAGCTCAAGAGCAGCCATGCGGCAAGCGAACTCAATCTTGGCCACCTGATCCATGCGGCCGACAATTACCGGAGCAGCCTGCGCGGTACGGGCGCCGAGCTGCGCACGGACGCTTACGGCGCCGTGCGGGCCGGCGCCGGCCTGCTCATTTCCAGCTACCTCGTCAACCACGACGCGCAGGCGCGCGATCCGGCCGGCGACAATGCACCGGGCATGGTCTTGCTCAAGCAGGCAGCCAAGCTGGGTGCAACCTTCAGCGCCGCCGCCGTCACGCACAAGACGGTCGCGTATGCCAGCCACCTGGGCCCGGCCAAGGCGAATGCCAGCGTGCTCGACGAAAAGGCGGCGCCCTTGCCGGCGTTCCTGACCAGCGTTTCCGGCATGCTGAGCCAGGAAAATACGGCCGCCGCCAGGCGCGACGCGGCGGGCAAGCCGACCAGCCCCGGCGACGACAAGCTGCCGCACAGCAGCGACGCCATCATCGCCATCGCCGCCCGTGCCGGCCTGGGCGTGCTGGCGGGCCAGGATATCCAGCTGGTCAATGGCGAAACCACCTCCCTGATGAGCGGCCAGGACACCCAGTTCGTCGGCGGCGGCCAGCTGCGCGTGCACAGCGGCCAGGCCATCGGCGCGCTGGCCGGCGTGGTCAAGGCGGGCGAGAACAATATCGGCCTGCAACTGATCGCCGCCAAACAAGCCATCGACCTGCAGGCGCAGGCCGACGTGCTCAACGTGCAGGCGCGCGAGGAAGTCAATATCGTCAGCGCCGCCGCGCACATCGACTGGGCGGCGGCGAAAAGCATCCGCCTGTCGACGGCGGGCGGCGCCAACATCACCATCGAGGGCGGCAACATCACCGTGCAGTGCCCGGGCAAGATCACGGTGCATGCCGGCAAGAAGAGTTTTGACGGGCCGGAACGGCTGGCTTATCCATTGCCGGCGCTGCCTGCCAGCGTCTGCAAAGCGTGCCTGTTGGCGGCCTTGCGTAGCGGCAGCCCGTTTGTCGCGCCCACGGCAGCCTAG
- a CDS encoding methyl-accepting chemotaxis protein produces the protein MHALSHLRIGTRLAAGFALVLLLSVISTSYALYSAHVNAEATRQMMEKPLAKERLVSDWYVLIYSAIARTSMIAKSTDETLSSVFADTIADSTKQGSELLKKIEALLDSDEEKAIFKSSIAERVKYQDAKTLVMNARKAGDAAQAESTYRDSFAPAAAKYQNNVKALLSQQRQAIDATAHAIEAANGRSFTLLLTLCVLVVALGSVCAWLITRSITQPLKAAVKVAETVADGDLRTHFGAPASDEIGDLMRALHGMNEALRKVVSEVQTGTNAIATASGEIAAGNQDLSARTEQQASSLEETASSMEELTSTVKQNADNARQANQMAVAASGVAERGGSIVSQVVDTMGAIDTASTKIVDIIGVIDGIAFQTNILALNAAVEAARAGEQGRGFAVVATEVRSLAQRSAAAAREIKTLIGDSVEQVNNGTRLVQQAGNTMGEVVDSVRRVTDIMAEITAASAEQSMGIDQVNQAIAQMDQVTQQNAALVEEAAAAAESMQDQAARLAQVAAGFQLEHTAAAAPVRTARPAPTQLAKPAANSATARKPSIATRSTPAPRKPQAQVAGEQDWEEF, from the coding sequence ATGCACGCCCTCTCCCACCTTCGTATCGGCACGCGCCTGGCTGCAGGCTTCGCGCTGGTGCTGCTGCTGTCCGTGATCTCCACCTCGTACGCGCTGTACAGCGCCCACGTGAATGCCGAAGCGACGCGGCAAATGATGGAAAAACCGCTGGCCAAGGAACGCCTCGTCTCGGACTGGTACGTGCTGATTTATTCGGCCATCGCGCGCACGTCGATGATCGCCAAAAGCACGGATGAAACCCTGTCCAGCGTGTTTGCCGACACCATCGCCGACAGCACGAAACAGGGCAGCGAACTGCTGAAGAAAATCGAGGCGCTGCTCGACAGCGACGAGGAAAAAGCCATCTTCAAATCGTCCATCGCCGAACGCGTCAAGTACCAGGACGCCAAGACCCTGGTGATGAATGCGCGCAAGGCCGGCGACGCGGCGCAGGCGGAAAGCACTTACCGCGACAGCTTCGCGCCGGCCGCCGCCAAATACCAGAACAACGTCAAGGCCCTGCTGTCGCAGCAGCGCCAGGCCATCGACGCCACGGCGCACGCGATCGAGGCGGCCAACGGGCGCAGCTTCACACTGCTGCTGACCTTGTGCGTGCTGGTGGTGGCGCTGGGCAGCGTCTGCGCCTGGCTGATCACGCGCTCGATCACGCAACCATTGAAGGCCGCCGTGAAGGTCGCCGAAACGGTGGCCGATGGCGACTTGCGCACGCATTTCGGCGCGCCCGCCAGCGATGAAATCGGCGACCTGATGCGCGCGCTGCACGGCATGAACGAGGCACTGCGCAAGGTGGTGTCGGAAGTGCAGACGGGCACCAATGCGATCGCCACGGCGTCGGGCGAAATCGCCGCCGGCAACCAGGATCTGTCGGCGCGCACGGAGCAGCAGGCCAGTTCGCTGGAAGAGACGGCGTCGTCGATGGAAGAACTGACCAGCACCGTCAAGCAGAATGCGGACAATGCGCGCCAGGCCAACCAGATGGCGGTAGCCGCCTCCGGCGTGGCCGAACGGGGCGGCAGCATCGTCAGCCAGGTGGTCGACACCATGGGCGCCATCGATACGGCATCGACGAAAATCGTCGACATCATCGGCGTCATCGACGGCATCGCCTTCCAGACGAATATCCTGGCCTTGAACGCGGCCGTCGAAGCGGCGCGCGCCGGTGAGCAGGGGCGCGGCTTTGCTGTCGTCGCCACGGAAGTGCGCAGCCTGGCGCAGCGCTCGGCCGCGGCGGCGCGCGAAATCAAGACCCTGATCGGCGACTCGGTGGAGCAGGTCAACAACGGCACGCGGCTGGTGCAGCAGGCCGGCAACACCATGGGCGAAGTGGTCGACAGCGTGCGCCGGGTCACCGACATCATGGCCGAAATCACTGCCGCCAGCGCCGAGCAAAGCATGGGCATCGACCAGGTCAACCAGGCCATCGCGCAGATGGACCAGGTGACGCAGCAAAATGCGGCCCTGGTGGAAGAAGCGGCGGCAGCGGCCGAAAGCATGCAGGACCAGGCGGCGCGCCTGGCGCAAGTGGCGGCCGGCTTCCAGCTCGAACACACGGCCGCGGCGGCGCCGGTGCGCACCGCGCGGCCGGCGCCCACCCAGCTGGCCAAGCCGGCGGCCAACAGCGCCACCGCCAGGAAGCCCAGCATCGCAACCAGGAGTACGCCAGCCCCGCGCAAGCCCCAGGCGCAGGTGGCTGGCGAGCAGGATTGGGAAGAGTTTTAA
- a CDS encoding tetratricopeptide repeat protein — protein MKRIREQLRLAFLSPLLLCAALAGCATAPVTPPPPDLFNDASFAAPAVPVDPQQAFAMSEAMRLYVRVDIAREARSKNPRRALADALRNRAGLQLEYDAAMTRTAAQAFDARSGNCLSLVLMTAALAKEMGLEVRYQVVLGEESWSRSGDMYFVAGHVNLALERRPLSNAVGYDSDAILLIDFLPGEDLVGQRTQEVREATILAMYLNNRAAETMASGELDQAYWYARAAILQDPTFAGSFNTMGIIQLRHGDTEPARRTLAYALERSPSNPVLLSNLAQALDGLGRAGEAQLLRRKLLALQPEPPFHFFNQGQRAMETADYQEAARLFKREIARDPYYHEFHFWLAQAYARMGQLAQAGRQLELAMDNSTTRSEHGLYAAKLQRLRAASAH, from the coding sequence ATGAAACGTATCAGAGAACAGCTGCGCCTGGCCTTCCTGTCCCCCTTGCTGCTGTGCGCAGCCCTTGCCGGCTGCGCCACGGCCCCCGTCACGCCGCCTCCGCCCGACCTGTTCAACGATGCCAGCTTTGCCGCGCCGGCCGTGCCGGTCGACCCGCAGCAGGCGTTTGCCATGAGCGAGGCCATGCGGCTTTATGTGCGTGTCGATATCGCGCGCGAGGCGCGCAGCAAGAATCCCCGCCGCGCGCTGGCCGATGCCCTGCGCAACCGGGCCGGGCTGCAGCTGGAATATGATGCCGCCATGACGCGCACGGCGGCGCAAGCGTTCGATGCGCGCAGCGGAAATTGCCTGTCGCTGGTGCTGATGACGGCGGCACTGGCCAAGGAGATGGGGCTGGAAGTACGTTACCAGGTGGTCCTGGGCGAAGAGAGCTGGAGCCGCAGCGGTGACATGTATTTCGTCGCCGGCCACGTCAATCTCGCGCTGGAACGCCGCCCCCTCAGCAATGCGGTCGGCTACGATTCCGATGCCATCCTGCTCATCGACTTCCTGCCCGGCGAAGACCTCGTCGGCCAGCGCACGCAGGAAGTGCGCGAGGCAACCATCCTGGCCATGTACCTCAACAATCGCGCCGCCGAAACCATGGCCAGCGGCGAGCTCGATCAAGCCTACTGGTATGCCCGCGCCGCCATCCTGCAAGACCCCACGTTTGCGGGCTCCTTCAATACCATGGGCATCATCCAGCTGCGCCACGGCGATACCGAACCGGCGCGGCGCACGCTCGCTTACGCACTGGAGCGCTCGCCATCGAACCCCGTGCTGCTGTCCAACCTGGCGCAGGCGCTCGACGGCCTGGGACGCGCGGGCGAAGCGCAGCTGCTGCGGCGCAAATTGCTGGCCCTGCAGCCAGAGCCGCCGTTCCACTTTTTTAACCAGGGCCAGCGCGCCATGGAAACGGCCGACTACCAGGAAGCGGCGCGCCTGTTCAAGCGCGAGATCGCGCGCGACCCCTACTACCATGAATTCCACTTCTGGCTGGCGCAGGCGTATGCGCGCATGGGACAGCTGGCGCAGGCCGGACGCCAGCTGGAACTGGCGATGGACAACAGCACCACGCGCAGCGAGCACGGACTATACGCGGCCAAGCTGCAGCGCCTGCGCGCCGCCAGCGCGCATTAG
- the tal gene encoding transaldolase has protein sequence MNQLEQLKQFTTVVADTGDFQSIQAYTPRDATTNPSLILKAVQKDEYKPLLEKAVRDHPNASTAEIIDRLLIAFGVEILQTIPGRVSTEVDARLSFDTEGTVAKGRDLIALYSNAGIARERVLIKIASTWEGIRAAAILEKEGIRCNMTLLFSLAQAIACAEAGAQLISPFVGRIYDWYKKSTGIDYMGAEDPGVQSVRRIYNYYRKFGYKTEVMGASFRNTSQILELAGCDLLTISPDLLQKLADSDAPVERKLSAEAAPSTNIVQMSLNEEAFRFMMNEDAMATEKLAEGIRAFCVDSGKLKQMVAALR, from the coding sequence ATGAACCAACTCGAACAACTGAAGCAATTTACTACCGTGGTGGCCGACACCGGCGACTTCCAATCGATCCAGGCTTACACGCCGCGCGATGCGACGACGAATCCGTCGCTGATCCTGAAGGCCGTGCAAAAGGATGAATACAAGCCGCTGCTGGAAAAGGCCGTGCGCGACCATCCGAACGCCTCGACCGCCGAAATCATCGACCGCCTGCTGATCGCCTTTGGCGTGGAAATCCTGCAAACCATCCCCGGCCGCGTCTCCACCGAAGTCGATGCGCGCCTGTCGTTCGACACGGAAGGTACTGTCGCCAAGGGCCGCGACCTGATCGCCCTGTATTCGAACGCCGGCATTGCCCGCGAGCGCGTGCTGATCAAGATCGCCTCCACCTGGGAAGGCATCCGCGCCGCCGCCATCCTGGAAAAGGAAGGCATCCGCTGCAACATGACCCTGCTGTTCTCGCTGGCCCAGGCCATCGCCTGCGCCGAAGCGGGCGCGCAGCTGATTTCGCCGTTCGTCGGCCGCATCTACGACTGGTACAAGAAATCGACGGGCATCGACTACATGGGCGCGGAAGATCCGGGCGTGCAATCGGTCCGCCGCATCTACAATTACTACCGCAAGTTCGGCTACAAGACCGAGGTGATGGGCGCGAGCTTCCGCAACACGTCGCAAATCCTCGAACTGGCCGGCTGCGACCTGCTCACCATCAGCCCCGACCTGCTGCAAAAGCTGGCCGACAGCGATGCGCCGGTGGAACGCAAGCTGAGCGCCGAAGCGGCGCCGTCGACCAACATCGTGCAAATGTCGCTGAACGAAGAAGCCTTCCGCTTCATGATGAATGAAGACGCGATGGCGACGGAAAAACTGGCCGAAGGCATCCGCGCCTTCTGCGTCGATTCCGGCAAGCTGAAACAGATGGTCGCGGCACTGCGTTAA